The Cylindrospermopsis curvispora GIHE-G1 genome contains a region encoding:
- the ntrB gene encoding nitrate ABC transporter permease translates to MSVGVTNQKISTKQKKAIKTINKFLVHKVLPPLCGLVIFLMLWQLLCSIPGFQLPGPLETFVETWDPFIIQPFFDNGDSDKGLGWQILTSLGRVGLGFSLATIVGVFLGILIGANRFLYNAVDPIFQVLRTIPPLAWLPISLAAFQQANPSAIFVIFITSIWPILINTTVGVQNIPQDYVNVARVLRLRQGKYFLKIVFPATVPYIFTGLRIGIGLSWLAIVAAEMLVGGVGIGSFIWDAYNTTTDTNLSEIIVALIYVGIVGLMLDRTVAFIADKIVQKEQK, encoded by the coding sequence ATGTCCGTGGGGGTAACAAATCAGAAAATTAGCACTAAACAAAAAAAAGCAATTAAAACAATTAACAAATTTTTAGTGCATAAGGTATTACCACCACTATGTGGACTGGTCATATTTTTAATGTTGTGGCAATTACTCTGTTCCATTCCGGGATTTCAATTACCGGGTCCTTTAGAAACTTTTGTTGAAACCTGGGATCCCTTTATCATTCAGCCATTTTTTGACAATGGTGATAGCGATAAGGGCTTAGGTTGGCAGATTTTGACCAGTCTAGGGAGAGTAGGATTGGGGTTTTCTCTCGCTACCATTGTGGGTGTTTTCCTGGGCATATTAATTGGTGCTAATAGATTTTTATATAATGCGGTAGACCCTATTTTCCAGGTATTAAGAACTATTCCGCCCCTAGCTTGGTTACCTATTTCCTTAGCAGCTTTTCAACAAGCCAATCCTTCAGCGATTTTTGTGATTTTTATCACTTCAATTTGGCCAATTTTAATAAATACAACTGTGGGAGTACAAAATATTCCCCAAGACTATGTAAATGTGGCTCGCGTTTTGCGTTTACGTCAGGGCAAATATTTTTTAAAAATAGTTTTCCCAGCCACGGTTCCCTATATTTTTACTGGACTGAGAATTGGTATTGGGTTATCTTGGTTGGCCATTGTAGCTGCAGAAATGTTGGTAGGTGGTGTGGGCATAGGCTCATTTATTTGGGATGCTTATAATACTACCACAGATACTAATTTGAGCGAGATTATTGTCGCCCTAATCTATGTGGGAATAGTGGGACTGATGTTAGATAGAACAGTGGCTTTTATAGCTGATAAGATTGTACAAAAAGAACAAAAATAA
- a CDS encoding CmpA/NrtA family ABC transporter substrate-binding protein codes for MSNISRRKFLITSSVTAATAIVAHGCSSDNSRSTTTNSNSSKLETTKAKLGFIALTDSAPLIIAKEKGLFAKHGMTEVEVSKQKSWPVTRDNLKIGSSGGGIDGAHILSPMPYLMTLNDKVPMYVLARLNTNGQAVSVAEKFKAIKLGLDSKALKETAYQAKSAQKPIKLAITFPGGNHDLWTRYWLAAGGINPDQDVILEPVPPPQMVANMKVGTVDAFCVGEPWNAQLVSQKLGYSALVTGELWKDHPEKAFTMRKDWVDQNPNAAQALLMAILEAQQWCEKDENKAEMCEICADRKYFNVAVSDILERSKGNIDYGDSRKVENFAYRMKFWADNASYPYKSHDIWFLTEDIRWGYIPKDTDVKTIVDQVNREDLWKKAAIALGVSAAEIPTSSSRGVETFFDGVKFDPEKPEEYLNSLPIKKV; via the coding sequence ATGAGCAATATTTCCCGCAGAAAATTTCTGATCACATCTAGTGTAACAGCAGCGACAGCGATTGTAGCACATGGTTGTTCATCTGATAACTCCAGATCAACAACAACAAACTCCAACTCTTCTAAACTAGAGACTACTAAAGCTAAATTGGGATTTATCGCTCTAACAGATTCAGCTCCTCTTATTATTGCCAAAGAGAAGGGACTTTTTGCCAAACATGGCATGACTGAAGTAGAGGTTAGCAAACAAAAGTCTTGGCCAGTGACTCGTGACAATCTAAAAATTGGTTCATCAGGTGGTGGTATTGATGGTGCCCATATTCTCAGTCCCATGCCATATTTAATGACTCTTAATGACAAAGTACCCATGTACGTGCTGGCAAGACTAAATACTAATGGTCAGGCCGTTTCTGTAGCTGAAAAATTCAAAGCCATAAAACTTGGGTTGGATAGTAAAGCTCTTAAAGAAACAGCATATCAAGCAAAATCTGCACAAAAACCCATCAAACTTGCCATTACCTTTCCCGGAGGTAACCATGATTTATGGACCCGATATTGGTTAGCTGCTGGTGGGATTAATCCTGACCAAGATGTCATATTAGAACCAGTTCCACCACCACAAATGGTGGCCAATATGAAAGTAGGTACAGTGGATGCTTTTTGTGTGGGTGAACCGTGGAATGCCCAATTGGTTAGTCAAAAATTGGGTTACTCAGCTTTAGTAACCGGAGAATTGTGGAAGGATCATCCAGAAAAAGCCTTCACCATGAGGAAAGATTGGGTTGATCAAAATCCCAATGCAGCACAAGCACTATTAATGGCCATTTTGGAAGCACAACAATGGTGTGAAAAAGATGAAAATAAAGCGGAAATGTGCGAAATATGTGCTGATAGGAAATACTTTAATGTTGCAGTTAGTGACATTTTAGAACGCTCCAAAGGAAACATTGACTATGGGGATAGTCGGAAAGTGGAAAATTTTGCCTATCGAATGAAATTCTGGGCTGACAATGCTTCCTACCCCTATAAAAGCCATGATATTTGGTTTTTGACCGAGGATATTCGTTGGGGTTACATACCCAAGGATACGGATGTTAAAACCATTGTTGATCAGGTAAATCGAGAAGATTTGTGGAAAAAAGCGGCCATAGCTTTGGGAGTCTCTGCAGCGGAAATTCCTACTAGTTCATCGCGAGGGGTGGAAACATTTTTTGATGGGGTGAAGTTTGACCCAGAAAAACCAGAAGAATATTTAAACAGTTTACCCATTAAAAAGGTCTAG
- a CDS encoding ferredoxin--nitrite reductase — protein MTETGSEKLNKFEKLKAEKDGLLVKQEISEFARKGWESMEENDLNHRLKWLGVFFRPVTPGKFMMRMRIPNGILTSTQMCVLAEVIQRYDKEGSADITTRQNIQLRGIDFSDIPNIFNKFHKVGLTSIQSGMDNVRNITGDPLAGLDANELYDTRELVQQIQDLLTNRGEGNPEFTNLPRKFNIAVTGGKDNSIHAEINDLAFVPAFKEGFGFNVLVGGFFSGKRCEAAIPLNVWVKPEEVVSLSKAIVEIFRDHGLRLNRQKARLMWLIDEWGLEKFRDEVEKQWGKSLQTAAPKDEIDWEKRDHIGVYPQKQPGLNYVGLNIPVGRLTADDMFELARLAEVYGSGEIRFTVEQNAIIPNIHDSALNTLLTEPILKKFSVSPGLLMRSVVSCTGAQFCNFALIETKKRAIAMTEALEQELILSKPVRIHWTGCPNSCGQPQVADIGLMGTKVRKNGQTLEGVDIYMGGKVGKDARLGTCIQKSVACEDLQPILKDILLKQFGAKVREQTADQIRPQSQIAKN, from the coding sequence ATGACAGAAACAGGTAGCGAAAAGCTCAATAAGTTCGAGAAATTAAAAGCTGAAAAGGACGGATTACTAGTCAAACAAGAAATCAGCGAATTTGCTCGTAAAGGTTGGGAATCCATGGAAGAAAATGACCTCAACCACCGCCTAAAATGGTTGGGTGTGTTTTTTCGTCCAGTGACCCCCGGTAAGTTTATGATGCGAATGCGGATACCTAATGGTATTCTAACTAGCACTCAAATGTGTGTTTTAGCGGAAGTGATACAGCGTTACGATAAGGAAGGCAGCGCGGACATCACTACTAGACAAAATATACAACTTCGTGGCATAGATTTTTCAGATATTCCGAATATCTTTAACAAATTTCACAAAGTCGGGTTGACCAGTATTCAGTCTGGTATGGATAATGTACGTAATATTACGGGTGATCCCCTGGCGGGTTTAGATGCCAACGAGTTGTATGACACCAGAGAATTGGTGCAGCAAATACAGGATCTGCTAACTAATAGGGGGGAAGGTAATCCAGAGTTTACCAATCTTCCTCGTAAGTTTAATATTGCGGTTACTGGAGGAAAAGATAATTCCATTCATGCAGAAATTAACGATTTGGCATTTGTACCAGCATTTAAAGAAGGATTTGGTTTTAACGTTTTAGTTGGTGGATTTTTCTCAGGTAAACGGTGTGAAGCTGCTATTCCCTTAAATGTTTGGGTAAAACCAGAAGAAGTAGTTAGTCTATCTAAAGCCATAGTAGAGATATTTCGAGACCATGGTTTACGTTTAAACCGGCAAAAAGCTAGATTAATGTGGTTAATTGATGAATGGGGGTTAGAAAAATTCCGGGATGAAGTGGAAAAACAATGGGGAAAAAGCTTGCAAACCGCAGCGCCCAAAGATGAAATAGATTGGGAAAAACGAGATCACATTGGCGTTTACCCCCAAAAACAACCGGGGTTAAATTATGTGGGATTAAACATTCCCGTGGGGAGACTAACTGCGGATGATATGTTTGAACTGGCCAGACTAGCAGAAGTTTATGGTAGCGGAGAAATAAGGTTTACGGTTGAGCAGAATGCCATCATTCCCAATATTCACGATTCTGCATTAAACACACTTCTGACCGAACCAATATTGAAAAAATTCAGTGTCAGTCCTGGTTTATTAATGCGATCAGTTGTGTCCTGCACTGGGGCCCAGTTTTGCAATTTTGCCCTCATAGAAACTAAGAAACGGGCTATAGCCATGACTGAGGCGTTAGAACAGGAATTAATCCTATCAAAGCCCGTACGTATTCACTGGACAGGGTGTCCAAACTCCTGCGGACAACCTCAAGTGGCGGATATTGGACTAATGGGAACCAAAGTGCGAAAAAATGGGCAAACGTTGGAAGGCGTTGACATTTATATGGGTGGAAAAGTTGGCAAAGATGCTAGGTTAGGAACCTGTATTCAGAAAAGTGTTGCTTGTGAAGACCTGCAACCGATATTGAAAGATATCCTGCTAAAACAGTTTGGGGCAAAAGTGCGCGAACAAACAGCAGATCAAATCAGACCACAGTCACAAATAGCAAAGAATTAG
- a CDS encoding QcrA and Rieske domain-containing protein: MKRREFFQWVGLSLLASSLPVAFAALTSEDDTLASPTPNKAAKDWQKIGSVAQLDKNGQLLVENSPIGAVLVVGTSKKPKNLIAVRPNCTHQGCTVEWKSNQFACPCHGARFSANGKVKNGPAEKPLRTYLAKIEAGSVFVKPV; the protein is encoded by the coding sequence ATGAAAAGACGTGAGTTTTTCCAGTGGGTGGGTTTAAGTTTATTAGCTAGTTCTTTACCTGTAGCATTTGCCGCTTTGACATCAGAGGATGATACATTGGCATCACCAACGCCAAACAAAGCGGCTAAAGACTGGCAGAAAATCGGAAGTGTTGCCCAATTGGATAAAAATGGGCAACTACTGGTAGAGAATTCCCCTATAGGGGCGGTTTTGGTGGTGGGAACATCTAAAAAACCAAAGAACTTAATAGCAGTTAGACCTAACTGTACTCATCAAGGTTGTACCGTGGAATGGAAAAGTAATCAATTCGCTTGTCCTTGTCATGGAGCAAGATTTAGTGCTAATGGTAAGGTAAAGAACGGTCCAGCTGAAAAACCTTTGAGAACCTATTTGGCTAAAATCGAAGCTGGTTCTGTTTTTGTTAAACCGGTCTGA
- a CDS encoding TIGR03279 family radical SAM protein — translation MSEIKPAKITSVITESIAAEVGFEAGDAIVSINGIKPRDLIDYQFLCADEILEIEVLDKHGKIHQVEIEKDYDQDLGIEFATALFDNLIQCNNRCPFCFIDQQPPGKRSSLYLKDDDYRLSFLYGSYLTLTNLPAREWQRIEQMRLSPLYVSVHATEPEIRIRLLKNSRAGEILEQIKWFQARRLQIHAQVVVCPGINDGPHLERTLRDLASFYMGEVPTVASVAVVPVGLTRFRPPQDELIPVTREKAREVIGQVEMLGQEFKQKYDSRVVWLADEWFLIGGEELPAQEEYEEYPQIDNGVGSIRLFMKEFNQVANKLLPAKIYPEKTLTWVVGNAVEKAFTPLVDRLNRVEGLRVNMVALYSDYWGQNITVTGLLTGHDLLYHLKGKDLGDSLLLPSIMLKHGELVFLDDMTVAQVSKELNIRILPVAGVEDLMEDLIRTC, via the coding sequence ATGTCTGAGATTAAACCGGCAAAAATTACCAGTGTTATAACCGAATCCATTGCTGCTGAGGTTGGATTTGAAGCAGGTGATGCCATTGTGAGCATTAACGGAATCAAACCTCGAGATTTAATAGATTATCAGTTTTTGTGTGCAGATGAAATTTTGGAAATAGAAGTATTAGATAAACATGGTAAAATTCATCAAGTTGAAATTGAGAAAGACTACGACCAAGACCTAGGAATAGAATTTGCCACAGCCTTATTTGATAACTTAATTCAATGTAATAATCGCTGTCCCTTTTGTTTTATTGACCAGCAACCACCTGGTAAACGCTCCAGCTTATATTTAAAAGATGATGATTATCGTTTAAGTTTCTTGTATGGTTCCTATTTAACCCTGACCAATTTACCTGCAAGAGAATGGCAAAGAATTGAACAAATGAGACTATCACCCTTATATGTTTCAGTTCATGCAACAGAACCAGAAATAAGAATTAGACTGTTAAAAAATAGTCGAGCTGGAGAGATTTTAGAGCAAATTAAATGGTTTCAAGCAAGACGCTTACAAATTCATGCTCAAGTAGTAGTTTGTCCTGGGATTAATGATGGTCCGCACCTGGAAAGAACACTAAGAGATTTAGCATCCTTTTATATGGGGGAAGTACCCACAGTAGCATCAGTAGCAGTAGTTCCTGTGGGTTTAACCAGATTTCGTCCCCCACAAGATGAGTTAATTCCCGTAACCAGAGAAAAAGCCAGGGAAGTAATAGGTCAGGTAGAAATGCTTGGTCAAGAATTTAAGCAAAAATATGATTCTCGAGTAGTCTGGTTAGCGGATGAATGGTTTTTAATTGGTGGTGAGGAACTACCAGCACAGGAGGAGTATGAAGAATATCCGCAAATAGATAACGGAGTAGGTTCCATAAGATTATTTATGAAGGAATTTAATCAAGTAGCGAATAAATTACTACCGGCAAAAATTTATCCTGAGAAAACATTAACTTGGGTAGTGGGAAATGCAGTAGAGAAAGCATTTACACCCCTGGTTGATAGGTTAAATAGGGTTGAAGGTTTAAGGGTAAATATGGTTGCACTATATAGTGACTATTGGGGACAAAATATCACCGTTACCGGGTTATTAACTGGACATGATTTACTCTACCACCTGAAAGGGAAGGATTTAGGTGACAGTTTATTATTACCTAGCATCATGCTCAAACATGGTGAATTAGTATTTTTAGATGATATGACGGTAGCACAGGTGTCTAAGGAATTGAATATTAGGATATTACCAGTTGCAGGAGTAGAAGATTTAATGGAGGATTTAATTAGGACTTGCTAA
- a CDS encoding undecaprenyl-diphosphate phosphatase, whose product MITILGTANELLLLPIFGVADNSNQANLEWLQAFILGIVQGITEFLPISSTAHLLIFTKVFGWKELGAKDFVDAIQFGSVVAILLYFRSLIASIIQGAVEGFKDKDWQREEWKIVIGIAVGTIPALVLGFLLKDILPESALIIGTMSVVMAILLGLAEKIGDRKRGFDHLQIRDGILVGIGQSLALIPGVSRSGSTLTTALFLGLERDTAAKFSFLLGFPTLTIATLYKSLKIFHLFQEGQLPENIVLLLVIGIISTFIFSYLSIAFLIRYLQTKDTFIFVWYRLAFGGAILLALANGWQG is encoded by the coding sequence ATGATCACAATCTTAGGAACAGCTAACGAGTTACTATTATTACCAATCTTTGGTGTGGCAGACAACAGCAATCAAGCTAATCTAGAGTGGTTACAAGCATTTATTCTGGGTATAGTTCAGGGCATTACCGAATTTTTACCGATTAGTAGTACAGCTCACTTATTAATTTTTACTAAAGTATTTGGTTGGAAAGAGTTAGGGGCTAAAGACTTTGTTGATGCGATTCAATTTGGCAGTGTGGTAGCAATCTTATTGTATTTTCGGTCATTGATTGCTAGTATTATTCAAGGAGCAGTGGAAGGATTTAAGGATAAAGATTGGCAAAGGGAAGAGTGGAAAATTGTAATAGGTATTGCTGTGGGCACCATACCAGCACTAGTTCTTGGTTTTTTGTTAAAGGACATTTTGCCCGAAAGCGCCCTAATTATTGGTACAATGTCAGTGGTCATGGCCATTTTATTGGGATTGGCTGAAAAAATTGGCGATCGCAAGCGGGGATTTGATCACTTGCAAATTCGAGATGGTATTTTAGTAGGGATAGGACAATCCCTGGCCTTAATTCCTGGGGTTTCCCGTTCTGGTTCCACATTGACCACAGCCTTGTTTTTAGGACTAGAAAGGGACACAGCAGCAAAATTTTCATTTTTATTAGGTTTTCCCACCTTGACCATAGCCACCCTATACAAGAGCTTAAAAATATTTCATTTGTTTCAAGAGGGGCAATTACCAGAGAATATAGTTTTGTTATTGGTTATAGGAATTATCTCGACCTTTATTTTTTCATACCTGTCAATTGCATTTTTAATTCGTTATTTACAAACTAAAGACACTTTTATCTTTGTTTGGTATAGACTAGCTTTTGGTGGAGCGATTTTATTGGCACTTGCTAATGGTTGGCAGGGGTGA
- a CDS encoding DUF3120 domain-containing protein: MINKTLSSYKTVNSSIKNDLHTSESKAISIDEFHSPLFLLPALPKAIATSQSWLIFGAAVFLVSVPVFIEAPLVRSLPTISLAITGLWVWLSLQLMSNEKTYIWGDLLLGFSLTWLTGAIYWGWLRWEPLWHLPIESICLPMALWCLHRNWGKIGNWFYLGSLFGTVLTDVYYYLVDLMPYWRQIMRTDVLGASQIFKNALLQVQTPWGEAWAIVLVLSLLVAGLLPLKNKQKHWYAFSGAVLSTILVDSLFLVAAILAKNS, encoded by the coding sequence TTGATTAATAAAACACTCTCATCCTACAAAACTGTGAACTCCTCTATTAAAAATGATTTACATACCTCTGAGAGCAAGGCCATAAGTATAGATGAGTTCCATTCTCCTCTCTTCCTATTACCCGCCTTACCGAAAGCGATCGCCACTAGTCAAAGTTGGTTAATATTTGGAGCTGCGGTGTTTTTAGTATCCGTACCTGTATTTATAGAAGCGCCCCTAGTGCGATCTTTACCGACTATAAGTCTAGCCATTACTGGATTGTGGGTGTGGTTAAGTTTACAATTAATGTCCAATGAAAAAACTTATATTTGGGGTGATTTACTTTTAGGATTTAGTCTTACCTGGTTAACAGGGGCAATTTACTGGGGTTGGTTACGGTGGGAACCACTGTGGCACTTACCCATAGAATCCATATGTTTACCCATGGCACTTTGGTGTTTACACAGAAACTGGGGTAAGATTGGTAACTGGTTTTATCTTGGCTCTCTATTTGGTACAGTCCTAACGGATGTATATTATTACCTAGTAGACCTAATGCCCTATTGGCGGCAAATTATGCGAACTGATGTCCTGGGAGCATCACAAATATTTAAAAACGCCTTATTACAAGTACAAACTCCCTGGGGAGAAGCCTGGGCCATAGTTTTAGTTTTATCACTATTAGTTGCTGGTTTACTACCATTAAAAAATAAACAAAAGCATTGGTATGCATTTAGTGGAGCAGTTTTAAGTACAATCCTAGTAGACAGCCTATTTCTAGTAGCTGCGATTCTGGCTAAAAATTCTTAA
- the psbU gene encoding photosystem II complex extrinsic protein PsbU, with protein MKGLVRLLTVFSLLLGCWGWLGTTQTAQAWDFSHVNLPQTPILAIARQNKADQKLATDFGKKIDLNNTNIARFQGIRGFYPVLAKKIIANAPYAKVEDVLEIEGLSNRQKKLLQNNLSQFTVTTYDAEFNEGDDRINNGIYR; from the coding sequence GTGAAAGGATTAGTGCGTTTATTAACAGTTTTTAGTTTGTTACTCGGATGCTGGGGATGGTTAGGAACAACCCAAACAGCTCAAGCTTGGGATTTTAGCCATGTTAACCTACCCCAAACGCCAATTTTGGCAATTGCTCGCCAAAATAAAGCTGATCAGAAACTAGCAACGGATTTTGGCAAAAAAATAGACTTGAATAATACCAACATTGCTCGATTCCAGGGGATCAGAGGGTTTTATCCGGTTCTGGCTAAAAAAATCATTGCTAATGCTCCCTATGCTAAAGTAGAAGACGTGTTGGAAATTGAGGGTTTGAGCAATCGCCAGAAAAAACTGCTACAAAATAATTTAAGTCAATTTACCGTAACAACATACGATGCTGAATTCAATGAAGGCGATGATCGTATTAACAACGGTATTTACAGATAA
- the nadB gene encoding L-aspartate oxidase: protein MTEIDINQTFDVLVVGAGAAGLYTALCLPASLRIGLITKENLTLSASDWAQGGIAAAISPEDSPKLHIEDTLKAGAGLCDIKSVEFLAHKAPDCIQALVNLGVAFDRHGTTLALTLEAAHSRHRVLHAADTTGREVTTTLANQVLCRPNIQVIQQALALSIWLDGKTGHCQGISLFYEGEVTWLRAGAVVLATGGGGQVFAQTTNPAVSTGDGVAIAWRSGAVIRDPEFVQFHPTALIKPGRFLISEAVRGEGAHLIDDQGRRFAFDYHPAGELAPRDVVSRAIFSHLQHTTNDLTTAHVWLDMRPIDPDKIRQRFPNIIKVCQYWSIDVFSQPIPVSPAAHYWMGGILTNLENSTSIPGLYAVGETASTGVHGANRLASNSLLECIVFGAQMANCQLPTPSTPSHSHPSFWECNLSTWESQQSLLEGMRENLPRLVWQSAGICREQVSLDQAIAQVVFWQGEFASLPLSQFLKTLPGGTPAKFNYSDINLLLRLWAETQNLLDVAYLILKSAAFRKESRGGHYRSDYPEVANEWQVHTMIQHNHWWKSEGI from the coding sequence TTGACTGAAATAGATATTAATCAGACATTTGATGTACTAGTAGTAGGTGCTGGTGCGGCTGGACTATACACAGCTTTATGTTTACCTGCATCCTTACGAATTGGCTTAATTACTAAAGAAAATCTTACCCTATCTGCTAGTGATTGGGCCCAGGGTGGTATTGCTGCTGCCATATCCCCAGAGGATTCACCAAAACTCCATATTGAGGACACCTTAAAAGCTGGTGCAGGTTTATGTGATATTAAATCAGTAGAATTCTTAGCTCATAAAGCTCCCGATTGCATTCAGGCATTAGTAAACTTGGGTGTGGCCTTTGATCGTCATGGTACAACCCTAGCCTTAACCTTAGAAGCTGCTCATTCCCGTCATCGAGTGCTCCACGCAGCAGATACTACAGGTAGGGAAGTAACCACCACCCTAGCAAATCAAGTATTATGTCGTCCTAATATTCAAGTGATTCAACAGGCTTTAGCCCTTTCTATTTGGTTAGATGGAAAAACTGGACACTGTCAGGGAATTAGTCTGTTTTATGAAGGAGAAGTAACTTGGCTAAGAGCAGGTGCAGTGGTTTTAGCCACAGGTGGCGGAGGTCAAGTATTTGCTCAAACTACTAATCCAGCAGTCAGTACAGGTGATGGGGTGGCCATAGCTTGGCGCTCGGGTGCGGTTATTCGCGATCCAGAATTTGTGCAATTTCATCCTACTGCTTTAATAAAACCAGGAAGGTTTTTAATTAGTGAAGCTGTACGAGGGGAGGGAGCCCACTTAATTGATGATCAGGGGCGACGTTTTGCATTTGATTATCATCCCGCAGGTGAACTAGCACCTAGAGATGTGGTCAGCAGAGCTATATTTAGTCATCTACAACATACCACAAATGATCTAACCACCGCCCATGTTTGGTTAGATATGCGTCCCATAGATCCGGATAAAATTCGCCAAAGGTTTCCTAATATTATTAAAGTTTGCCAATACTGGTCCATAGATGTATTTAGTCAACCTATTCCCGTATCCCCCGCAGCCCATTATTGGATGGGTGGTATTCTCACGAACTTAGAAAATAGCACTTCCATTCCCGGTTTATATGCTGTGGGAGAAACTGCTAGTACTGGTGTTCATGGTGCCAATCGTCTGGCCAGTAATTCCCTATTAGAATGTATAGTGTTTGGGGCTCAGATGGCTAATTGCCAATTGCCCACCCCTTCCACACCATCCCACTCACACCCCAGTTTCTGGGAATGTAATTTATCCACCTGGGAAAGCCAACAATCACTATTAGAAGGTATGAGAGAAAATTTGCCCCGACTGGTTTGGCAAAGTGCGGGTATTTGTCGAGAACAAGTAAGTCTAGACCAGGCGATCGCCCAGGTTGTATTTTGGCAAGGGGAATTTGCCAGTTTACCTTTGAGTCAGTTTTTAAAAACCTTACCTGGTGGAACACCAGCTAAATTTAATTATTCCGATATCAATCTGTTATTACGTCTATGGGCAGAAACCCAAAATTTATTAGATGTAGCTTATTTAATTCTTAAAAGTGCTGCTTTTAGGAAAGAAAGTCGAGGTGGACATTATCGTTCAGATTATCCGGAAGTGGCTAATGAATGGCAAGTGCACACAATGATCCAACATAATCATTGGTGGAAATCTGAGGGAATTTAG
- a CDS encoding vitamin K epoxide reductase family protein — protein sequence MIRRRSTPWIHQWSRPLIGAIAALGMLNTGYLTYEKLTGSAPICTAGEQVKGCVDVLSSPWGTVFNQPLALFGLLAYTSMLLLAVVPIVLISKDNDSKKSSQNKSTRQLENLSWWLLWIGAIAMTVFSGYLMYVLAFKLQAVCWYCIASAVFALSMLTLTVLGREWEDIGQVLFIGLIVVVVTLIGTLGIYSGIDTSKNENIDTIASSEQRINFSPKEEPNPNFGWKITTKSGESEIALAQHLVKIGAKEYVAYWCPHCHEQKLLFGKEAYEIINDNNVTVECAADSPKGKPELCRAAKIQGFPSWIINGKIYSGVQNLSDLARLSGYTGPQNFKYFR from the coding sequence ATGATTCGTCGTCGTTCTACTCCCTGGATTCATCAGTGGTCCCGTCCCCTCATCGGGGCGATCGCTGCTCTTGGTATGCTGAACACTGGTTATCTTACTTACGAAAAACTAACAGGTAGTGCGCCTATATGTACAGCTGGGGAGCAGGTCAAAGGTTGTGTGGATGTTCTCTCTAGTCCCTGGGGAACTGTGTTTAATCAACCTTTGGCTTTGTTTGGTTTATTGGCATATACGTCTATGCTTTTACTAGCTGTAGTTCCTATTGTACTAATTTCAAAAGATAATGACAGCAAGAAAAGTAGTCAAAACAAAAGTACACGACAACTAGAGAATTTAAGTTGGTGGCTACTGTGGATCGGGGCGATCGCCATGACTGTGTTCAGTGGCTATTTAATGTATGTTTTAGCATTTAAACTACAGGCTGTATGTTGGTACTGTATTGCCTCAGCAGTTTTTGCTTTGAGTATGCTGACCTTGACTGTTTTAGGAAGAGAATGGGAGGATATTGGTCAAGTTCTGTTTATTGGTTTGATAGTGGTGGTGGTGACACTGATTGGCACTTTGGGTATTTACTCAGGGATTGACACTAGCAAAAATGAGAATATTGATACTATTGCTTCCAGTGAACAACGTATTAATTTTTCACCCAAGGAAGAACCCAATCCTAATTTTGGTTGGAAAATAACCACCAAATCTGGAGAATCAGAAATTGCCCTAGCCCAGCACTTAGTAAAAATTGGTGCTAAAGAGTACGTTGCCTATTGGTGTCCCCATTGTCATGAACAGAAGCTACTGTTTGGTAAAGAGGCCTATGAAATCATCAATGATAATAATGTCACAGTGGAATGTGCTGCAGACAGTCCTAAAGGGAAACCAGAACTCTGTCGAGCAGCAAAGATTCAGGGCTTTCCCTCTTGGATAATTAACGGTAAAATCTATAGTGGAGTGCAGAATTTAAGTGATTTAGCTAGACTTAGCGGTTATACAGGTCCACAAAATTTCAAATACTTTCGTTAA